A window of Campylobacter lari subsp. lari contains these coding sequences:
- a CDS encoding AMIN domain-containing protein translates to MRIKFFILFLLTCVFLNAKDNPFDNNIEQKNAEFAKLSPFQRQDFNFNSDARILKNITITYVNLDGSEEQTTLDIYKSINWHDTYSFIKTKSPNATPILDVSVTVPQKQGNKNSKTEENNTTLNIETPLFSGNIYNFISLGFYNNKINIKTQDKILRHLSIGDPTKIIIDFAKKQNFNTKTLQVNTAQVRKVVFGSHKGYYRLVIYLDGKYSYKYSQGENLHTFNYR, encoded by the coding sequence ATGAGAATTAAATTTTTTATATTGTTTTTACTTACTTGTGTATTTTTAAATGCAAAAGACAATCCTTTTGATAACAATATAGAACAAAAAAATGCCGAATTTGCAAAACTTAGCCCTTTCCAAAGGCAAGATTTTAACTTTAATTCTGATGCGAGAATTTTAAAAAATATTACCATTACTTATGTCAACCTTGATGGCTCTGAAGAACAAACCACTTTGGATATATACAAAAGCATTAACTGGCATGATACCTATTCATTTATAAAAACTAAAAGTCCAAATGCCACGCCTATACTTGATGTATCTGTAACCGTACCACAAAAACAAGGAAATAAAAACTCAAAAACAGAAGAAAATAACACTACTTTAAACATAGAAACACCACTTTTTAGTGGAAATATTTATAATTTTATTTCTCTTGGTTTTTACAATAACAAAATCAATATCAAAACCCAAGATAAAATACTAAGACATCTATCTATAGGAGATCCTACTAAAATCATTATAGATTTTGCTAAAAAACAAAATTTTAATACCAAAACACTGCAAGTTAATACAGCACAAGTTAGAAAAGTTGTATTTGGTTCGCATAAAGGGTATTATCGTTTGGTAATATATCTTGATGGAAAATATAGTTATAAGTATTCTCAAGGTGAAAATTTACATACCTTTAACTACCGCTAA
- the moaC gene encoding cyclic pyranopterin monophosphate synthase MoaC codes for MNLTHLDEKNHPKMVDVSQKNITQREACASGKIYMSKEAFEAIITNTAKKGPVLQTAITAAIMGAKQTSNLIPMCHPLMISKVQTHIEENKEECSFKLFVTVKCEGKTGVEMESLTAVSIGLLTIYDMIKAIDKSMQITDIVLESKEGGKSGKYLRS; via the coding sequence ATGAATTTAACACATTTAGATGAAAAAAATCATCCCAAAATGGTAGATGTAAGTCAAAAAAATATCACCCAAAGAGAAGCTTGTGCAAGCGGTAAAATATACATGAGCAAAGAAGCATTTGAAGCTATAATAACAAACACTGCAAAAAAAGGACCTGTATTGCAAACTGCTATTACAGCAGCTATCATGGGAGCTAAGCAAACTTCAAATCTTATCCCAATGTGTCATCCTTTGATGATTTCAAAAGTACAAACCCATATAGAAGAAAACAAAGAAGAATGTTCTTTTAAACTTTTTGTGACCGTAAAATGTGAAGGAAAAACCGGAGTTGAAATGGAAAGCTTAACCGCTGTTAGCATTGGGCTTTTAACTATTTATGATATGATCAAAGCTATTGATAAAAGTATGCAAATTACTGATATAGTTTTAGAAAGTAAAGAAGGAGGTAAAAGTGGTAAATATCTGCGATCTTAA
- a CDS encoding 3'(2'),5'-bisphosphate nucleotidase CysQ family protein, translating into MKNLDALLELALKAGKEASKVLLEYKDKNTLWLKDDDSPVGLADIKSNEAISEILTSSDIAICSEENILSYEERKNLEYFWLIDPLDGTKSYAKKDKEYCVLIALIHKNTPMLSLIGDVENNAYYYAHAHTKVYKNNEILNLSLEQYEKVKNIALYSKNHDNNEDFFIQNKLEGIKVSSALKFVYLLEAKAGIYPRFGGPKAWDIAAGDFLVKQNGGIMQDFDKKALNYNSPDFKLPSFIAFAKDEFKLKGF; encoded by the coding sequence ATGAAAAATTTAGACGCACTTTTAGAATTAGCTTTAAAAGCAGGCAAGGAAGCCTCAAAAGTATTGCTTGAATATAAAGATAAAAATACCTTGTGGCTTAAAGACGATGATTCTCCAGTAGGTTTGGCTGATATAAAGTCTAATGAAGCTATTAGTGAGATTTTGACTTCAAGCGATATAGCTATATGCTCTGAAGAAAACATACTTTCTTATGAAGAAAGAAAAAATTTAGAGTATTTTTGGCTTATAGATCCTCTTGATGGCACTAAATCTTATGCTAAAAAAGATAAAGAATATTGTGTTTTAATCGCATTAATCCATAAAAATACCCCTATGCTTTCACTCATAGGCGATGTGGAAAATAATGCATACTATTATGCACATGCTCATACTAAAGTCTATAAAAATAATGAAATTTTAAATCTTAGTTTAGAGCAATATGAAAAGGTTAAAAATATAGCCCTTTACTCTAAAAATCATGATAATAATGAAGATTTTTTCATTCAAAATAAACTAGAGGGCATTAAGGTTTCATCTGCTTTGAAATTTGTGTATTTGCTTGAAGCAAAAGCTGGAATTTACCCGCGTTTTGGTGGCCCAAAAGCTTGGGATATAGCTGCGGGAGATTTTTTGGTCAAACAAAATGGTGGAATAATGCAAGATTTTGATAAAAAAGCTTTAAATTATAATAGTCCTGATTTTAAACTTCCAAGTTTTATAGCCTTTGCTAAGGATGAATTTAAATTAAAAGGTTTTTAG
- a CDS encoding HP0495 family protein has translation MVNICDLKKEPIINYPTFWDYKVVFEADVDALEVFTQILNEREFKYKISNTSKQGTYKSYLLSVYVDSKSDRLNIFNQLKNKAKFVL, from the coding sequence GTGGTAAATATCTGCGATCTTAAAAAAGAGCCTATTATAAATTACCCTACTTTTTGGGATTACAAAGTTGTTTTTGAAGCTGATGTTGATGCTTTAGAAGTTTTTACTCAAATACTCAATGAAAGAGAATTTAAATACAAAATCTCAAATACTAGCAAACAAGGTACATATAAAAGCTATCTTTTAAGTGTTTATGTAGACAGCAAAAGTGATCGTTTAAATATTTTTAATCAATTAAAAAATAAAGCCAAATTTGTACTATAA
- a CDS encoding UDP-N-acetylmuramate dehydrogenase encodes MIIDFSKYSSVRIGESFEVQVLEEPCEFDGFLIGGANNLLISPEPKKLGILGKKFDYIKILEQNEKGMFLEIGSSVKSFKMYHFAKENNLKGFEFLRNIPGTLGGILKMNAGLKNEDISKNLISICTFNQEILKQDIAFAYRFNPIKEVMFSAKFFLEYGFDPVKDELLKNARKNQPKGASFGSIFKNPKNDHAGRLIEAVGLKGFNKNDAMFSNEHANFLINKKHASFDDAMFLIELAKKRVFEDFGIFLEEEVVII; translated from the coding sequence ATGATTATCGATTTTTCTAAATATTCTTCTGTGCGTATAGGTGAGAGCTTTGAAGTACAAGTGCTTGAAGAGCCTTGCGAATTTGATGGTTTTTTAATAGGCGGGGCAAATAATCTTTTAATCTCTCCAGAACCCAAAAAATTAGGAATTTTAGGGAAAAAATTTGATTATATTAAAATTTTAGAGCAAAATGAAAAAGGCATGTTTTTAGAGATAGGCTCTAGTGTGAAATCTTTTAAAATGTATCATTTTGCCAAAGAAAACAATTTAAAAGGCTTTGAGTTTTTAAGAAATATCCCAGGAACTTTGGGTGGAATTTTAAAAATGAATGCAGGATTAAAAAATGAGGATATTAGTAAAAACTTAATTAGTATTTGTACTTTTAATCAAGAAATTTTAAAACAAGATATCGCATTTGCTTATAGGTTTAATCCTATTAAAGAAGTAATGTTTAGCGCAAAGTTTTTTTTAGAATATGGATTTGACCCAGTTAAAGATGAGCTTTTAAAAAATGCAAGAAAAAATCAACCCAAAGGTGCTAGTTTTGGATCTATTTTTAAAAATCCCAAAAACGATCATGCAGGAAGGTTGATAGAAGCAGTTGGTTTAAAGGGTTTTAATAAAAATGATGCGATGTTTAGTAATGAACATGCGAATTTTTTGATTAATAAAAAACATGCTAGTTTTGATGATGCTATGTTTTTAATAGAGCTTGCTAAAAAAAGAGTTTTTGAAGATTTTGGGATTTTTTTAGAAGAAGAAGTGGTGATTATATAG
- the recA gene encoding recombinase RecA: MDDNKRKSLDAALKSLDKTFGKGTILRLGDKEVEKIDSIPTGSVGLDLALGIGGVPKGRIIEIYGPESSGKTTLTLHIIAECQKKGGVCAFIDAEHALDVKYAKNLGVDTENLYISQPDFGEQALEIVETIARSGAIDLIVVDSVAALTPKAEIEGDMGDQHVGLQARLMSQALRKLTGIVHKMNTTVIFINQIRMKIGMMGYGTPETTTGGNALKFYSSVRLDVRKTATLKQNDEPIGNRVKVKVAKNKVAPPFKQAEFDVMFGEGVSREGELIDYGVKLDIIDKSGAWFSYKASKLGQGRENAKAFLKENPAIADEITQAIQNSIGIDSMILGAKEDDEGEE, encoded by the coding sequence ATGGATGATAATAAAAGAAAATCACTTGATGCAGCCTTAAAAAGTCTTGATAAAACCTTTGGAAAAGGTACTATTTTAAGACTTGGCGATAAAGAAGTTGAAAAAATTGATTCTATTCCTACAGGTTCGGTTGGACTGGATTTAGCTTTAGGAATTGGCGGGGTTCCAAAAGGAAGAATTATAGAAATTTATGGACCTGAAAGTTCAGGTAAAACCACACTTACCTTACACATCATAGCAGAATGTCAAAAAAAAGGCGGAGTTTGTGCGTTTATAGATGCTGAGCATGCTCTTGATGTAAAATATGCGAAAAATTTGGGTGTAGATACAGAAAATCTTTACATCTCTCAACCTGATTTTGGTGAGCAAGCTTTAGAGATTGTTGAAACTATAGCAAGAAGTGGGGCTATTGATTTAATAGTAGTAGATAGTGTGGCCGCACTTACTCCAAAAGCTGAAATAGAAGGCGATATGGGAGATCAACATGTAGGTCTTCAAGCAAGATTAATGAGCCAAGCTTTAAGAAAATTAACCGGAATAGTGCATAAAATGAACACAACGGTGATTTTTATCAATCAAATTCGTATGAAAATAGGTATGATGGGTTATGGCACTCCAGAAACTACAACAGGTGGTAATGCACTTAAATTTTACTCTTCAGTGCGTTTAGATGTTAGAAAAACCGCTACTTTAAAACAAAACGATGAGCCTATTGGAAACCGCGTTAAAGTAAAAGTAGCCAAAAACAAAGTCGCACCTCCATTTAAACAAGCTGAATTTGATGTGATGTTTGGAGAGGGTGTTAGCCGTGAGGGCGAGTTAATAGATTATGGTGTGAAACTTGATATTATCGATAAAAGTGGTGCGTGGTTTTCTTATAAAGCTTCTAAACTTGGTCAAGGTAGAGAAAATGCTAAAGCCTTTTTGAAAGAAAATCCAGCTATTGCAGATGAAATCACTCAAGCTATACAAAATTCCATTGGCATTGATAGCATGATTTTAGGTGCAAAAGAAGATGATGAGGGAGAAGAATAA
- a CDS encoding MFS transporter, with protein MSKNLSKKDIKVLGLSSLGGTLEFYDFIIFVFFASYISKNFFPENLSPFWQMFNTYGIFAAGYLARPLGGIVMAHFGDKFGRKKMFMLSILLMVVPTFMLAFIPAYESIGYLCIVFLVFVRVCQGIAIGGELPGAWVFVFEHAPKGQKRTYLGILTASVVGGILLGSFVFLMMNKLYTQEELYEWAWRIPFFLGGIFGIISAYLRKFLRETPVFEQMKKDKALEKFPLKEVFKKAKLGIVLSMLITWVLTACIVVMILIIPSFMAKMLSIDASVQAYMQMLGIIVLVIGCILSGILADKIGIVKACVIFSLGFFLTCLFYFNALYIKIPDFNTVSVYYLSACFFAGVMNFCPLMMSEVFDAKIKFSGLSFSYNIAYALAGGFTPQLALFLHTIALANLENIARFSLGFYMLAMAIISLFSALMFKYLSNTQRTYSQ; from the coding sequence GTGAGTAAAAATCTTAGTAAAAAAGATATAAAAGTTTTAGGTCTTTCATCTTTAGGAGGGACTTTAGAATTTTATGATTTTATCATTTTTGTATTTTTTGCAAGTTATATTTCTAAAAATTTCTTTCCTGAAAATTTAAGCCCATTTTGGCAAATGTTTAATACTTATGGAATTTTTGCTGCAGGATATTTAGCTAGACCACTTGGTGGTATAGTTATGGCTCATTTTGGCGATAAATTTGGCCGCAAGAAAATGTTTATGCTTAGTATTTTACTGATGGTTGTGCCAACTTTTATGCTTGCTTTTATACCTGCTTATGAAAGTATAGGGTATTTATGTATAGTATTTTTGGTGTTTGTAAGAGTTTGTCAAGGCATAGCTATAGGCGGGGAATTGCCTGGTGCTTGGGTTTTTGTATTTGAGCATGCTCCAAAGGGTCAAAAACGCACTTATCTTGGAATTTTAACAGCTTCTGTGGTAGGTGGAATTTTACTTGGTAGTTTTGTGTTTTTGATGATGAATAAACTTTATACACAAGAAGAGCTTTATGAGTGGGCTTGGAGAATTCCATTTTTCTTGGGTGGAATTTTTGGGATCATTTCTGCTTATTTGCGTAAATTTTTAAGAGAAACTCCTGTTTTTGAGCAAATGAAAAAAGACAAAGCCTTAGAAAAATTTCCTTTAAAAGAAGTGTTTAAAAAGGCTAAGCTAGGCATAGTACTTTCTATGTTAATAACTTGGGTTTTAACTGCTTGTATTGTTGTGATGATTTTAATCATACCTTCTTTTATGGCAAAAATGTTAAGTATTGATGCAAGCGTTCAAGCTTATATGCAAATGCTTGGTATAATTGTGCTTGTAATTGGTTGTATATTAAGTGGAATTTTGGCTGATAAAATAGGCATAGTAAAAGCTTGTGTGATTTTTTCATTAGGATTTTTCTTAACTTGCTTGTTTTATTTTAATGCTCTTTATATTAAAATACCTGATTTTAATACAGTGAGTGTGTATTATTTAAGCGCTTGTTTTTTTGCTGGAGTGATGAATTTTTGTCCTTTAATGATGAGTGAAGTATTTGATGCTAAGATTAAATTTTCAGGACTTAGTTTTTCATACAATATAGCTTATGCATTAGCTGGTGGTTTTACCCCGCAACTTGCTTTATTTTTGCACACCATTGCTTTGGCAAATTTAGAAAATATTGCTCGTTTTTCTTTGGGATTTTATATGCTAGCTATGGCTATAATCTCGCTTTTTTCTGCTTTGATGTTTAAATATCTTAGTAATACCCAACGCACATACTCTCAGTGA
- the fliQ gene encoding flagellar biosynthesis protein FliQ translates to MESTLVALGVQTFKITLMLSLPMLLAGLIAGLIISIFQAVTQINEATLSFVPKILLVVVVIVFLMPWMISSMIDFTTNILNQIPSFIR, encoded by the coding sequence ATGGAAAGTACTTTAGTGGCCTTGGGTGTACAAACTTTTAAAATCACACTTATGCTTTCTTTGCCTATGCTTTTAGCAGGGCTTATTGCAGGGCTTATAATAAGTATTTTTCAAGCTGTAACACAAATTAATGAAGCTACGCTTTCTTTTGTGCCAAAAATTTTACTTGTTGTTGTGGTGATAGTATTTTTAATGCCTTGGATGATAAGCTCTATGATTGATTTTACAACGAATATCTTAAATCAAATTCCAAGCTTTATTCGATGA
- a CDS encoding menaquinone biosynthesis family protein, with amino-acid sequence MNKKISVAHSPDADDIFMYMAIKFGWVGNAYKYENTALDIQTLNELALQNIYDVSAISFALYPLIASEYALLKTAVSFGEGYGPKLIKKKDKKLKPNFKVALSGVHTTNALIFRIKYPQARIIYKNFLEIEKAVLEDEVDAGVLIHESILEFNDDLCVEAELWDIWQELAKDDLPLPLGGMALRRSLPLNDAIAVEKDLIKAVEVADNNRKILASMLLERNLIRVDAQKLDVYLNLYANKNSINMNDKQYEAIDKLFELGFNHGFYEKLIKSKDYLIPSEYEEFRNS; translated from the coding sequence ATGAATAAAAAAATTAGTGTAGCGCACTCTCCTGATGCTGATGATATTTTTATGTATATGGCGATTAAATTTGGTTGGGTTGGAAATGCTTATAAGTATGAAAATACAGCTTTAGATATACAAACTTTAAACGAATTAGCCTTGCAAAATATATATGATGTTAGCGCGATATCTTTTGCGCTTTATCCTTTAATAGCTAGTGAATATGCTCTTTTAAAAACTGCTGTGAGCTTTGGCGAGGGCTATGGGCCAAAGCTTATTAAGAAAAAAGATAAAAAATTAAAGCCAAATTTTAAGGTTGCTTTAAGTGGAGTACACACTACTAATGCTTTAATCTTTCGCATAAAATACCCTCAAGCTAGGATAATTTATAAGAATTTTTTAGAGATTGAAAAGGCTGTTTTAGAAGATGAAGTTGATGCTGGTGTTTTAATACATGAGAGTATTTTAGAATTTAATGATGATTTATGTGTTGAGGCTGAACTTTGGGATATTTGGCAAGAATTAGCCAAAGATGACTTGCCTTTACCTTTGGGTGGTATGGCACTTAGAAGATCTTTACCGCTTAATGATGCTATAGCGGTTGAAAAAGATTTGATTAAAGCAGTAGAAGTAGCAGATAATAACAGAAAAATTCTAGCTTCCATGCTTTTAGAGCGTAATTTAATACGCGTTGATGCGCAAAAACTTGATGTGTATTTAAATTTATACGCAAATAAAAACTCTATAAATATGAATGATAAGCAATATGAAGCTATAGATAAGCTTTTTGAGCTTGGGTTTAATCATGGATTTTATGAGAAATTAATTAAAAGCAAAGATTATCTTATACCTAGTGAGTATGAAGAATTTAGAAATTCTTGA
- a CDS encoding group III truncated hemoglobin, translating to MKFETINHEGIKKLMDVFYAKVRVDKDLGPIFNEKIGTDDESWKKHKEKIASFWAGMFLADPSYSGSPLRAHHELPPFPREFFDIWLNLFDESLQEVFEDEPRNIIIERARMIAQRFQMIIYDHRFA from the coding sequence ATGAAATTTGAAACTATTAATCATGAAGGTATAAAAAAACTTATGGATGTTTTTTATGCAAAGGTTAGAGTGGACAAAGATTTAGGACCTATTTTTAATGAAAAAATCGGTACAGACGATGAGAGTTGGAAAAAACATAAAGAAAAAATAGCAAGCTTTTGGGCTGGGATGTTTTTAGCTGATCCAAGTTATAGTGGTTCACCTTTGAGAGCTCATCATGAATTACCTCCATTTCCAAGAGAATTTTTTGATATTTGGCTTAATTTATTTGATGAGAGTTTGCAAGAAGTTTTTGAAGACGAGCCAAGAAATATCATTATAGAAAGAGCTAGAATGATAGCTCAAAGATTTCAAATGATTATTTATGATCATAGATTTGCTTAA
- a CDS encoding cysteine permease encodes MTYTILPPNQFLDDYVLNVQLHQLANISKNAYKFWKNAQAARYQGTRVIFLHKKSILTKYQDLIKECENLSGYVLASAFCSFTTLAPSHLVEKNNSQIYKILDIKEVCGIKFVNLKAFYDLLKLDYNYNIYIEKCHFFSPTPLEKRIKITESMCVGYY; translated from the coding sequence ATGACTTATACTATTTTACCACCTAATCAATTCTTAGATGATTATGTCTTAAATGTGCAATTACATCAATTAGCAAATATCTCTAAAAATGCTTATAAATTTTGGAAAAATGCTCAAGCAGCGCGCTATCAAGGCACAAGAGTAATTTTTTTACATAAAAAAAGTATTTTAACAAAATATCAAGACCTCATAAAAGAATGTGAAAATTTAAGTGGCTATGTATTAGCTAGTGCATTTTGTTCTTTTACAACGCTTGCTCCATCACATTTAGTAGAAAAAAATAATTCTCAAATTTATAAAATCTTAGATATAAAAGAAGTATGTGGGATTAAATTTGTAAATTTAAAGGCATTTTACGATCTTTTAAAGCTAGATTATAATTATAATATTTACATCGAAAAATGCCATTTTTTTAGCCCTACTCCTTTGGAAAAGCGTATTAAAATCACTGAGAGTATGTGCGTTGGGTATTACTAA
- a CDS encoding highly acidic protein: MAYDDEEFENYDDEMYDETDDDTYANNQRSYNYDDDDYEYDDDYNDDDTYEMD, translated from the coding sequence ATGGCTTATGATGATGAAGAATTTGAAAATTACGATGATGAAATGTATGATGAAACAGATGATGATACTTATGCAAATAATCAAAGATCGTATAATTATGATGATGATGATTATGAATACGATGATGATTATAATGATGATGATACTTATGAGATGGATTAA
- the eno gene encoding phosphopyruvate hydratase yields the protein MLIIEDLRAFEVLDSRGNPTIKAEIMLSDGSMGSAIVPSGASTGKKEALELRDNNERFGGKGVLKAIENINGTIAENIIGLDAFNQTQLDNTLLELDGTKNYSNLGANATLGISMATARAAANALGIPLYRYLGGANASVLPVPMCNIINGGAHANNNVDFQEFMIMPFGFSSFKEGLRSVCEIYAILKKELAALGHSTALGDEGGFAPNLANNTEPLDLLMTCIKKAGYENKIKLALDVASSELYKDGKYHLEGKVFSNEDLIARYEELCAKYPIFSIEDGLAEDDYEGWIKLTQKLGNKIQLVGDDLFVTNEDILREGILKNMANAVLIKPNQIGTITQTMRTVRLAHRNNYKCIMSHRSGESEDAFIADFAVALNTGQIKTGALARGERTAKYNRLLEIELDNDEYLGDKL from the coding sequence ATGCTAATTATTGAAGATTTAAGAGCTTTTGAAGTTTTAGATAGTAGAGGCAATCCTACCATAAAAGCTGAAATTATGCTAAGTGATGGAAGCATGGGTAGTGCTATAGTTCCAAGCGGAGCAAGCACAGGAAAAAAAGAAGCTTTAGAACTTAGAGATAATAATGAAAGATTTGGTGGCAAAGGCGTTTTAAAAGCTATAGAAAATATCAATGGCACAATAGCTGAAAACATCATTGGGCTTGATGCGTTTAATCAAACTCAACTAGATAACACTCTTTTAGAGCTTGATGGAACTAAAAATTATTCAAATTTAGGTGCCAATGCAACTTTAGGAATTTCTATGGCTACAGCACGCGCAGCTGCTAATGCCCTAGGAATACCTTTATATAGATATTTAGGTGGGGCAAATGCAAGTGTATTGCCTGTACCAATGTGTAATATCATAAATGGTGGTGCTCATGCAAATAATAATGTAGATTTTCAAGAATTTATGATTATGCCTTTTGGTTTTTCAAGCTTTAAAGAGGGCTTAAGATCAGTTTGTGAAATTTATGCAATATTAAAAAAAGAATTAGCCGCTTTAGGCCACTCTACAGCTTTAGGAGATGAGGGTGGTTTTGCTCCAAATTTAGCAAATAACACAGAACCTCTTGATCTTTTAATGACTTGTATTAAAAAAGCAGGCTATGAAAATAAAATCAAACTAGCGCTAGATGTAGCAAGTAGCGAGCTTTATAAAGATGGTAAATACCACTTAGAAGGTAAAGTTTTCTCAAATGAAGATTTAATCGCTCGTTATGAAGAATTATGTGCTAAGTACCCTATTTTTAGCATTGAAGATGGCTTAGCTGAAGATGATTATGAAGGATGGATTAAGCTTACTCAAAAACTTGGTAATAAAATTCAACTTGTGGGTGATGATTTATTTGTAACTAATGAAGATATTTTAAGAGAGGGAATTTTAAAAAATATGGCAAATGCTGTATTAATTAAACCTAATCAAATAGGAACTATCACTCAAACTATGAGAACAGTAAGATTAGCTCATAGAAATAATTATAAATGCATTATGAGCCATAGAAGCGGCGAAAGCGAAGATGCATTTATAGCTGATTTTGCAGTAGCATTAAATACAGGGCAAATTAAAACAGGAGCTCTAGCAAGAGGCGAAAGAACTGCAAAATATAATCGTTTATTAGAAATTGAACTTGATAATGATGAGTACTTAGGAGATAAACTCTGA
- a CDS encoding methyl-accepting chemotaxis protein produces the protein MQIALTQAIVVIIMIVLSIAVLYFIVSRYLSPLEKIQTGLNSFFDFINHKTKDSAMINVNTNDELGAMAKAINENITKTKNALEQDAKAVEQSVETAKEIEAGNLTARITAIPANPQLIELKNVLNDMLSVLEEKVGSNMNEINRVFDSYKALDFTTEVANAKGGVEITTNVLGQEIVAMLRQSSEFANLLATQSGKLQSAVRELTDSSSSQASSLEETAAALEEITSSMQNVSHKTSEVIAQSEEIKNVTSIIGDIADQINLLALNAAIEAARAGEHGRGFAVVADEVRNLAERTQKSLGEIEANTNILVQSINEMGESIKEQTTGITQINDAVAQIDHVTQENLKIANDSAAISENVNKIANDILEDAKKKRF, from the coding sequence ATGCAAATTGCACTAACGCAAGCTATCGTTGTGATTATAATGATTGTTTTAAGTATAGCGGTATTATATTTCATAGTTTCACGCTATCTTTCTCCACTAGAAAAAATCCAAACAGGCCTTAACTCATTCTTTGATTTTATCAATCATAAAACCAAAGACTCAGCTATGATTAATGTTAATACAAATGATGAACTAGGTGCTATGGCAAAAGCTATCAATGAAAACATCACTAAAACTAAAAATGCTTTAGAACAAGATGCTAAAGCAGTAGAACAATCAGTTGAAACAGCTAAAGAAATAGAAGCTGGTAATTTAACAGCAAGAATAACAGCTATTCCTGCTAATCCTCAATTAATAGAATTAAAAAATGTATTAAATGATATGCTTAGTGTATTAGAAGAAAAAGTTGGTTCTAATATGAATGAAATTAACCGTGTATTTGATAGCTATAAAGCATTAGACTTTACAACAGAAGTTGCTAATGCTAAAGGTGGGGTTGAAATAACTACTAATGTATTAGGTCAAGAAATAGTAGCTATGCTAAGACAATCTTCTGAATTTGCTAATTTACTTGCAACACAAAGTGGTAAATTACAAAGTGCTGTTAGAGAATTAACAGATTCTTCATCAAGCCAAGCTTCTTCTTTGGAAGAAACAGCTGCTGCTTTAGAAGAGATTACTTCTTCTATGCAAAATGTATCTCATAAAACAAGTGAAGTAATAGCTCAAAGTGAAGAAATTAAAAATGTTACTTCTATAATAGGAGATATAGCTGATCAAATTAATCTACTTGCATTAAATGCTGCTATAGAAGCTGCAAGAGCTGGAGAACACGGACGTGGCTTTGCTGTTGTTGCTGATGAAGTTAGAAATTTAGCTGAGAGAACTCAAAAGTCTTTAGGTGAGATAGAAGCTAATACTAATATCTTAGTTCAATCTATTAATGAAATGGGTGAAAGTATTAAAGAACAAACTACAGGTATTACTCAAATCAATGATGCTGTAGCTCAAATTGATCATGTAACACAAGAAAATCTTAAAATAGCTAATGATAGTGCTGCAATATCTGAAAATGTAAATAAAATAGCCAATGATATCTTAGAGGATGCTAAGAAGAAGAGGTTTTAA